One genomic region from Xenopus laevis strain J_2021 chromosome 2L, Xenopus_laevis_v10.1, whole genome shotgun sequence encodes:
- the slc16a1.L gene encoding uncharacterized protein LOC432070 → MAPAVGGPVGYTPPEGGWGWVVVVAAFVSIGFSYAFPKSITVFFKDIEAIFGATSSEVSWISSIMLAVMYAGGPISSVLVNKYGSRPVMIAGGCLAGTGLIAASFCNTVAELYLCIGVVGGFGLAFNLNPALTMIGKYFFKKRPIANGLAMAGSPVFLSTLAPLNQYFYSIFGWRGSFLILGGLLLNCCVAGSLMRPIGPKPEDSKKKVTKEVLEEAGKCVSKEDGDANKDLIEGKAKTKPTVFQTINKFLDLSLFTHRGFLIYLSGHMIMFFGLFAPLVFLSNYAKSKNISPESAAFLLSILAIVDMIARPSMGIVANTKWVRPKIQYFFAVAVLYNGVCHLLVPLATTFVGFCIYAGFFGFAFGWLSSVLFETLMDLVGAQRFSSAVGLVTIVECCPVLLGPPLLGRLNDLYGDYKYTYQACGIVLIVASIYIIIGMTIHYRLLAKEQKAEKKAQEAGASENKYNELSLLPQNSDDVLKEDESHI, encoded by the exons ATGGCACCTGCTGTTGGAGGCCCAGTGGGATACACTCCCCCAGAAGGGGGCTGGGGCTGGGTAGTAGTTGTAGCAGCCTTTGTATCAATCGGATTCTCCTATGCCTTCCCTAAATCGATTACAGTCTTTTTCAAAGACATAGAAGCAATTTTTGGAGCAACAAGTAGCGAGGTGTCCTGGATTTCTTCTATAATGCTGGCTGTAATGTATGCTGgag GTCCAATAAGCAGTGTCTTGGTGAACAAGTATGGAAGTCGTCCTGTTATGATTGCTGGCGGTTGCCTTGCTGGTACTGGCTTAATTGCTGCCTCATTTTGTAACACCGTTGCTGAGCTGTACCTTTGTATTGGTGTTGTTGGAG GTTTTGGACTTGCATTCAACTTAAACCCAGCTTTGACAATGAttggaaaatatttctttaagaaaAGACCCATAGCAAATGGATTGGCTATGGCAGGAAGTCCTGTATTTTTGTCCACTTTAGCTCCTCTAAATCAAtacttctacagcatttttggCTGGAGAGGAAGCTTCTTGATTCTGGGTGGTCTTCTACTAAATTGCTGTGTTGCTGGGTCTTTGATGCGTCCCATAGGACCAAAGCCAGAAGACTCTAAGAAGAAAGTTACTAAAGAGGTATTAGAAGAGGCTGGAAAGTGTGTTTCTAAGGAAGATGGGGATGCCAATAAAGACCTTATAGAGGGCAAAGCAAAAACTAAGCCAACAGTGTTCCAGACCATAAATAAGTTCCTAGACCTATCTCTCTTCACTCATCGAGGAttccttatctatctatctgggcACATGATTATGTTTTTTGGTCTGTTTGCTCCTTTAGTTTTTCTTAGCAACTATgcaaaaagcaaaaacatttcacCTGAGTCTGCTGCATTTCTGCTTTCAATCCTTGCAATTGTAGACATGATTGCTAGACCTTCCATGGGAATTGTGGCAAACACCAAATGGGTGAGACCTAAAATTCAGTATTTCTTTGCTGTTGCAGTTTTGTACAATGGAGTATGCCATCTTCTGGTTCCCCTTGCAACAACTTTTGTTGGCTTTTGCATCTATGCTGGCTTTTTTGGATTTGCTTTTGGTTGGCTTAGCTCTGTCCTCTTTGAAACACTAATGGACTTGGTTGGAGCTCAAAGATTCTCTAGTGCCGTTGGATTAGTCACAATTGTGGAATGCTGTCCAGTGCTTCTGGGACCACCTCTGTTAG GAAGGTTAAATGATCTATATGGAGACTACAAGTACACCTATCAAGCTTGTGGAATAGTACTAATTGTTGCTTCAATTTACATCATCATTGGGATGACAATCCACTACAGACTCTTAGCAAAGGAACAAAAAgcagagaaaaaggcacaggaagCAGGtgcatctgaaaacaaatacaaTGAACTTTCTCTCCTTCCTCAAAATTCTGATGATGTTTTAAAAGAAGATGAAAGTCACATATGA